The Microbacterium luteum genome includes a region encoding these proteins:
- a CDS encoding endonuclease/exonuclease/phosphatase family protein, with translation MASEQGRRIVRRRTRRQVITWTTVAATISLLAAALPYLEIRGVAAIPVLQALVPLGAVALLVFALTSMVFRLWAAALVFVIGAGISGIPTLTPIREGEVCEAGTPLTVLSFNAKLSGADPAALSELIRTGRPDAVVLLETNETLIDAVRIQNDLADALPYRTREVTQGQASGSVILSAHPLSLEENVPGSEFDQVSAVATMPGDVDVRLAAAHPPPPVWQPNGWLSGLDDMAAWVDQTSDDRLIVAGDFNASFAHPALRRLASELRTGAEAAGPIPWPTWPEGRLVPAFTAIDHVFARDAAPTDWHSYAVDGSDHRAVVARWTLCA, from the coding sequence GCCAGGTGATCACCTGGACGACTGTCGCGGCGACGATCTCCCTCCTCGCTGCGGCGCTCCCCTATCTCGAGATTCGCGGAGTGGCCGCCATTCCGGTGCTTCAAGCGCTCGTTCCGCTCGGAGCTGTGGCCCTGCTGGTGTTCGCGTTGACGTCGATGGTCTTTCGACTGTGGGCGGCCGCGTTGGTCTTCGTCATCGGCGCCGGGATCAGCGGCATCCCGACCCTCACCCCGATTCGCGAGGGAGAGGTGTGCGAGGCCGGAACTCCCCTGACCGTGTTGTCCTTCAACGCGAAGCTCTCGGGCGCCGATCCTGCCGCGCTGTCCGAGCTCATCCGCACCGGTCGACCGGATGCCGTCGTCCTGCTCGAGACGAATGAAACGCTCATCGACGCGGTGCGCATCCAGAACGACCTGGCCGACGCGTTGCCCTACCGAACCCGCGAGGTCACCCAGGGCCAGGCGAGCGGAAGTGTGATCCTCTCTGCCCACCCGCTGTCGCTGGAGGAGAACGTCCCCGGGAGTGAGTTCGACCAGGTCAGCGCCGTGGCGACGATGCCGGGAGACGTCGACGTGAGGTTGGCCGCGGCGCATCCGCCGCCACCGGTCTGGCAACCGAACGGCTGGCTCAGTGGTCTCGACGACATGGCCGCGTGGGTGGATCAGACCTCCGACGACCGACTCATCGTCGCCGGTGATTTCAACGCCTCGTTCGCTCATCCGGCGCTTCGTCGCCTGGCGTCGGAACTTCGCACCGGCGCCGAAGCGGCCGGTCCCATTCCCTGGCCCACCTGGCCGGAGGGGAGATTGGTGCCGGCGTTCACGGCGATCGACCACGTCTTCGCGAGGGATGCCGCACCTACCGACTGGCACAGTTACGCCGTCGACGGCAGCGACCATCGCGCTGTCGTCGCTCGGTGGACTCTCTGCGCGTGA
- a CDS encoding LysE family translocator encodes MSLAFLLTTLVVVATPGTGAVYTVAAGLSRGVRAGIVAAFGCTLGVIPHLIAAITGLAVLLHASAVAFEAIKWLGVAYLLYLAWRTLRDTSTIDPDVNAAPVSSWRVIRTAVLINLLNPKLTIFFFAFLPQFVPARADATWHMVGLSLIFMAVTFIVFGLYGAFAASVRTHVITRPRVVAWLRRTFAATYVLLAGRLAIESR; translated from the coding sequence ATGAGCCTCGCCTTCCTCTTGACGACGCTGGTCGTGGTGGCTACCCCTGGCACCGGCGCCGTCTACACCGTCGCCGCGGGCCTGTCGCGGGGTGTCCGCGCCGGCATCGTGGCGGCCTTCGGGTGCACACTCGGCGTCATCCCTCACCTCATTGCCGCGATCACCGGCCTCGCGGTCTTGTTGCACGCATCCGCCGTCGCCTTCGAGGCCATCAAGTGGCTCGGTGTCGCGTACCTGCTCTATCTGGCCTGGCGCACCCTGCGCGACACCTCGACGATCGACCCGGATGTGAACGCCGCCCCGGTGTCGTCGTGGCGCGTCATCCGCACCGCTGTGCTCATCAACCTGCTCAACCCGAAGCTGACGATCTTCTTCTTCGCCTTCCTCCCCCAGTTCGTTCCGGCCCGCGCGGACGCCACCTGGCACATGGTCGGACTGAGCCTGATCTTCATGGCGGTGACCTTCATCGTCTTCGGGCTCTACGGTGCGTTCGCCGCGTCGGTTCGCACGCACGTGATCACGCGGCCGAGAGTGGTCGCCTGGTTGCGGCGCACGTTCGCGGCGACCTACGTGCTGCTTGCGGGGCGCCTCGCTATCGAGAGCCGCTAA